The following coding sequences are from one Myxococcales bacterium window:
- the cobS gene encoding adenosylcobinamide-GDP ribazoletransferase: MIRAFVTAFGFLTRFPVPQVKSDGRSLGRSLMFFPVAGAAIGGCLTGLAGLSLLWVSPVVAAFVTVLLWAWVTGGLHLDGLADTFDGLSGGHGDRERTLTIMRDSRIGSHGTVALVLLLLGKVVLTSELLAADAATALWLVPTAARAAVVPVVAFFPSARNEGLGRDLKRNLRPGGVGVALLLAAGAFAPTRFLLWPCLAGAFGVALAWAALLTRRLGGLTGDVYGAVIEVSELAGLAGLLVTLDGPL; this comes from the coding sequence GTGATCCGTGCCTTCGTCACCGCCTTCGGGTTTTTGACCCGTTTTCCCGTTCCTCAGGTGAAGAGCGACGGGCGGTCGCTTGGGCGGTCCCTCATGTTCTTTCCCGTGGCAGGGGCGGCCATCGGGGGCTGTTTGACGGGCCTCGCGGGGCTGTCGTTGCTCTGGGTGTCACCGGTGGTGGCGGCCTTCGTCACCGTGCTTCTGTGGGCCTGGGTCACCGGAGGGCTACACCTCGATGGCTTGGCCGATACCTTCGATGGACTTTCCGGGGGCCACGGGGACCGCGAACGAACGCTCACCATCATGCGCGACAGCCGCATCGGCAGCCACGGCACGGTGGCCCTGGTTTTGTTGCTGCTCGGCAAGGTGGTGTTGACCAGCGAGCTCTTGGCCGCGGACGCGGCCACGGCCCTGTGGCTCGTGCCCACCGCAGCCCGTGCAGCGGTCGTGCCCGTCGTGGCCTTCTTTCCGTCTGCCCGCAACGAAGGGCTCGGGCGCGACCTCAAGCGTAACCTGCGGCCCGGAGGCGTGGGGGTGGCGTTGCTCCTGGCTGCAGGGGCGTTCGCGCCCACGCGCTTCCTGCTGTGGCCTTGTCTGGCGGGGGCCTTCGGCGTGGCGCTCGCCTGGGCCGCCCTCCTCACCCGCCGGCTCGGGGGCCTCACGGGGGATGTTTACGGCGCCGTCATCGAGGTGAGCGAGCTCGCGGGGCTCGCGGGCCTGCTCGTCACGCTCGATGGGCCGCTCTAG
- a CDS encoding sugar kinase, whose product MTAQNSPGAGAHTPHSPSSLLIVGSVGLDTVETHVGRREEILGGAASYSSVAASFLAPPRLVGVVGSDFPDRHVAFLKSRHVDLAGLEVAEGKTFRWSGRYAPDFSSRTTLDTQLNVFQAFKPKLPPAWTDSEFVFLANIDPELQIDVLGQVNKPRFVACDTMNFWIEGKREALGRLLAKVDMLLLNDEEARQLSGLSNLPAAARAIRKMGPSAVVIKRGDAGALLFHEGGVFAAPAYPIETVVDPTGAGDSFAGGFMGWLARMGGTTPADIRTALILGSVLASYCVEDFSLDRFESLDLTAVRERFNAFADLVHFEKIRF is encoded by the coding sequence ATGACAGCCCAGAACTCGCCCGGTGCGGGCGCACACACCCCCCATTCTCCTTCCTCGCTGCTGATCGTGGGCTCCGTGGGCCTCGACACCGTGGAGACGCACGTGGGCCGCCGGGAGGAGATCCTGGGTGGCGCTGCGTCTTACTCGTCGGTGGCCGCCTCGTTTTTGGCACCGCCCCGGCTCGTGGGGGTGGTGGGTAGCGACTTTCCCGACCGGCACGTCGCCTTCTTGAAGAGCCGGCACGTGGATCTGGCCGGGCTCGAGGTGGCCGAGGGCAAGACCTTCCGCTGGTCGGGCAGATACGCTCCGGACTTTTCCTCACGCACGACGCTCGACACGCAGCTCAACGTCTTCCAGGCGTTCAAGCCCAAGCTGCCCCCCGCCTGGACCGACTCTGAATTCGTGTTTTTGGCCAACATCGACCCGGAGTTGCAGATCGACGTGCTCGGGCAAGTCAACAAGCCTCGGTTCGTGGCCTGCGACACCATGAACTTCTGGATCGAAGGTAAGCGTGAGGCCCTGGGCCGCCTGTTGGCCAAGGTGGACATGCTCTTGCTCAACGACGAGGAGGCGCGTCAGCTCTCCGGCCTCTCGAACCTGCCGGCCGCCGCACGGGCCATCCGCAAGATGGGCCCGAGCGCCGTGGTGATCAAACGTGGCGACGCGGGCGCGTTGCTCTTTCACGAGGGGGGGGTGTTCGCCGCACCCGCGTACCCGATCGAAACCGTCGTGGACCCCACGGGCGCGGGTGATTCCTTCGCGGGTGGCTTCATGGGCTGGCTGGCCCGCATGGGCGGGACCACCCCGGCCGACATCCGCACCGCCCTGATCTTGGGCTCGGTGCTGGCCTCTTACTGCGTGGAGGACTTCAGCCTGGACCGCTTCGAGAGCCTCGACCTGACCGCCGTGCGCGAGCGCTTCAACGCCTTCGCCGATCTCGTGCACTTCGAGAAGATCCGGTTCTGA
- a CDS encoding CAP domain-containing protein → MRSTRSRALPKGARFSGVVWLLVAGSPTTSACGAVAAAEGRPRAGAVGVGEPVEAPHPQALPAEYVPAHPPSPAYGGPPTPPDDADPLVAKLRLRLSALAKKAGHPVPGSDGRLDRAATELARLGGPATHELVTFVSRAQGLPEPEPAVVAVGTNAPEGEAVALVAEQLATALTGSAWARVGVGVSRGPAGMQVVVLLSPMALELAPLPRSLPAAGGAPVAGRLPPGYEDVALVVTTPAGRVGRLPVQSKGRAFSGRFSCVEGPGRYEVELMASHKRGPEVMANVPVYCGVDAPDRLSLAKPHAFPAVTEPRAIEAAFVAAVNRERQARKLPALVADRRLADVARAHSEAMARRREVSHLSPQGEDAADRVRAAGLAPSLVAENVGAASTAAGAHEGFMASPAHRGNVLEPRASHLGVGVVEGTAPNGGAVYYVTTLFAAF, encoded by the coding sequence ATGCGTTCCACGCGGTCGCGCGCCTTGCCGAAGGGAGCCCGCTTTTCGGGAGTCGTTTGGCTCCTGGTGGCCGGCAGCCCGACCACGAGCGCGTGTGGCGCCGTCGCAGCGGCCGAGGGGCGGCCGCGCGCGGGGGCGGTAGGCGTGGGCGAGCCCGTGGAGGCGCCCCATCCGCAGGCGCTGCCCGCCGAGTACGTGCCCGCCCATCCCCCGAGCCCCGCCTACGGCGGCCCCCCGACGCCCCCCGACGATGCCGACCCGCTGGTCGCGAAGCTGCGGCTGCGCTTGTCGGCGCTGGCCAAAAAGGCCGGCCATCCGGTGCCCGGAAGCGATGGCCGCCTCGACAGGGCCGCGACCGAGCTGGCGCGCTTGGGGGGCCCCGCCACGCACGAGCTCGTCACCTTCGTCAGCCGGGCCCAGGGCCTGCCTGAACCCGAACCGGCCGTGGTAGCCGTGGGCACCAACGCGCCCGAAGGGGAGGCCGTGGCCCTCGTGGCTGAGCAACTGGCAACGGCCTTGACGGGCAGCGCCTGGGCCCGGGTGGGGGTGGGCGTGTCGCGAGGGCCCGCGGGCATGCAGGTGGTGGTGTTGCTGAGCCCCATGGCCCTCGAGCTTGCGCCCTTGCCCCGCAGCCTGCCCGCTGCGGGGGGCGCGCCCGTCGCGGGCCGGCTGCCTCCCGGGTACGAGGACGTTGCGCTCGTGGTGACGACGCCCGCAGGCCGGGTGGGGCGCTTGCCCGTGCAGAGCAAGGGGCGTGCGTTCTCGGGCCGCTTTTCGTGTGTGGAGGGCCCCGGCCGATACGAGGTCGAGCTCATGGCCTCACACAAGCGCGGCCCCGAGGTGATGGCCAACGTCCCGGTTTACTGCGGCGTCGACGCGCCAGACCGCTTGAGCCTCGCGAAGCCGCATGCCTTTCCCGCAGTGACGGAACCCCGCGCGATCGAGGCGGCTTTCGTCGCGGCGGTCAACCGCGAGCGGCAGGCCCGAAAGCTGCCAGCGCTCGTGGCCGATCGGCGCCTGGCGGACGTGGCCCGTGCGCACAGCGAGGCGATGGCGCGCCGACGAGAGGTGTCGCACCTATCGCCCCAGGGCGAAGACGCGGCCGACCGTGTGCGCGCGGCGGGGCTCGCCCCCTCCTTGGTGGCTGAAAACGTGGGGGCCGCGTCCACGGCGGCCGGTGCCCACGAGGGATTCATGGCAAGCCCTGCCCACCGCGGCAACGTGCTCGAGCCGCGGGCCTCGCATCTGGGTGTGGGCGTCGTCGAAGGCACGGCCCCGAACGGGGGCGCGGTGTACTACGTCACCACGCTGTTCGCCGCGTTTTAG
- a CDS encoding TIGR01777 family oxidoreductase, which translates to MTTSETGGALSFEATSFVPHPQAQVFAWHERPGAFSRLTPPWETVEVLARQGTIRDGDVALLKVQAGPLRLVWEARHFGFEPGVEFKDEQVRGPFSRWVQTHRFTPAPGGTTIQDLVDYQVPGGALGRAFGRGSVEAKLLRLFSYRHEALAADLTRHAAYTGPPLRILVAGGSGLVGRALCAFLSTGGHDVYRLVRPDSQVPADAVGTGVAWQPREGILDVRALPPLDAVINLAGENVAGGRWTDARKKRFRTSRVDLTRFLAESLAAMNPRPKVFLNASAMGIYGPRGDEPLTEESAVGTGYLAELCQDWEAATEPARRAGIRVAMPRIGLVLAPREGVLGKLLPAVRAGVGGRLGSGKQWMSWVALDDLVGALHHALVDESLEGPFNVAAPGAETNAVFTETLGHILKRPTFLPVPAAALKLAFGEMGEMAMSSVLMRPERLTRAGFSFRFDKLEDALAHLLGTNPLPRLTRTATGAAATYLARSATG; encoded by the coding sequence GTGACGACAAGCGAAACGGGCGGCGCGCTCTCGTTCGAGGCCACGAGCTTCGTTCCCCACCCCCAAGCCCAGGTGTTCGCCTGGCACGAGCGGCCGGGAGCATTCTCCCGCCTCACGCCCCCGTGGGAGACGGTGGAGGTGCTGGCGCGCCAGGGCACGATCCGTGACGGTGACGTGGCCTTGCTCAAGGTGCAGGCGGGGCCCCTGCGCCTGGTGTGGGAGGCGCGCCATTTCGGTTTCGAGCCCGGGGTCGAGTTCAAGGACGAGCAGGTGCGCGGCCCCTTTTCGCGGTGGGTGCAAACGCATCGGTTCACGCCGGCCCCGGGGGGGACCACCATCCAGGACCTGGTGGACTATCAGGTGCCCGGCGGGGCGCTGGGGCGGGCGTTCGGCCGCGGCAGCGTGGAAGCGAAGCTGCTGCGCCTGTTTAGCTACCGCCACGAAGCGCTGGCGGCCGATCTCACACGCCACGCCGCGTACACCGGGCCACCCTTGCGCATCCTGGTGGCCGGCGGCAGCGGCCTCGTGGGGCGCGCGCTCTGCGCCTTTTTGTCGACGGGTGGCCACGACGTCTACCGGCTCGTCCGCCCCGATTCGCAAGTGCCCGCCGACGCCGTGGGGACCGGGGTGGCGTGGCAGCCGCGCGAGGGGATCTTGGACGTGAGGGCCTTGCCGCCCCTGGATGCCGTGATCAACTTGGCGGGCGAGAATGTCGCCGGCGGGCGATGGACCGATGCGCGCAAGAAGCGCTTCCGGACGAGCCGCGTCGATCTCACGCGCTTTTTGGCGGAGTCCCTCGCTGCGATGAACCCGCGGCCCAAGGTATTTCTCAACGCGTCCGCCATGGGGATCTACGGACCCCGGGGCGACGAGCCGCTCACGGAGGAGAGCGCCGTGGGCACGGGGTACCTCGCAGAGCTTTGTCAGGACTGGGAAGCGGCCACCGAACCCGCCCGGCGGGCGGGGATCCGCGTGGCGATGCCGCGCATCGGCCTCGTCTTGGCCCCTCGTGAAGGTGTTCTCGGCAAGCTGCTCCCGGCCGTGCGGGCGGGGGTGGGGGGGCGGCTCGGCAGCGGCAAACAATGGATGAGCTGGGTGGCCCTCGATGACCTCGTGGGGGCCCTGCATCACGCGCTCGTCGATGAATCCCTGGAAGGACCCTTCAACGTGGCGGCTCCTGGCGCCGAGACGAATGCGGTCTTCACGGAGACCCTGGGCCACATTCTCAAGCGCCCCACCTTCTTGCCGGTGCCTGCGGCCGCCCTGAAGCTTGCCTTCGGCGAAATGGGGGAGATGGCGATGAGCAGCGTGCTCATGCGGCCCGAACGCCTCACGCGGGCGGGCTTTTCCTTTCGCTTCGACAAGCTCGAGGACGCATTGGCCCACCTGCTCGGGACCAACCCCCTGCCTCGGCTCACGCGGACCGCAACGGGCGCTGCGGCGACTTATCTCGCCCGCAGCGCCACCGGCTGA
- a CDS encoding YkgJ family cysteine cluster protein: MERICEVLAHAAAACMPAVPKQNGSCLPSIPDCQTCGACCANPQENRDEGFADWVEIDPRDLILARPRHKHLVVLNAAGEPHMRLDPAGRCAALRGRLGQRVHCAIYDVRPRACRRLEAGSPRCLAYREERGFA, encoded by the coding sequence GTGGAACGCATCTGCGAGGTTTTAGCCCATGCCGCGGCCGCTTGCATGCCCGCCGTTCCCAAGCAGAATGGCTCCTGCTTGCCCTCGATCCCCGATTGCCAGACCTGCGGCGCCTGCTGCGCAAACCCCCAGGAGAATAGAGACGAAGGTTTCGCCGATTGGGTGGAGATCGACCCGCGCGACCTCATCCTCGCGCGGCCGCGCCACAAGCACCTGGTGGTGTTGAATGCGGCAGGCGAACCCCACATGCGCCTCGACCCGGCCGGGCGCTGTGCCGCCTTGCGGGGGCGCCTGGGTCAGCGGGTCCACTGCGCCATCTACGACGTCCGGCCGCGGGCGTGCCGACGGCTCGAGGCGGGCAGCCCGCGGTGCCTGGCGTATCGCGAGGAGCGCGGCTTCGCCTGA
- a CDS encoding carbohydrate-binding family 9-like protein has product MPRKQSLFSFVSRPVFFGSAAVGLVLCGSGCVEQQEDKPTAEDMAQIQQNLLSAAPTPARVVNGDFDGKVIYLGVDAEPLPAEPGKDVKIVHYWKVISPPGDGWRTFTHLSGPNNQGFQNYDHAPIRGKYPVSQWKAGDIIRDEHFIRLPPTWPHTTVELYTGLWKGQVRMPVKAGAQDGQNRLLVAKFDVAGKAPPLERRYVARKVKKGPKLDGKLDEPIWAEAPSMGVFLNTLTGEPVRQRTEAKMLWDDKFVYLAFQNQDDDVWGDFDKRDDKLWQQEAVEIMIDANGDGKTYTEYQVSPKGTVFDTYLPEYRKYEDSLDPKAKPFSWNSGLKAAVTVEGTLGKREDTDKGWVAEIAIPLADVSGMAKGADAVKVPPAIGDTWRVNLFRLDVTKASGQEAQGWSPPMVGDFHKLDRFGTVVFGDDKGETVASAAPVEGDKAPEAPAKDEAATKRAALKAKRLGAALEGMPKPAGKGEVPKVTPGGE; this is encoded by the coding sequence ATGCCCCGAAAACAAAGTCTGTTCTCGTTTGTGTCCCGTCCTGTTTTCTTCGGCTCGGCCGCGGTTGGCTTGGTCCTGTGCGGCTCCGGCTGTGTGGAACAGCAGGAAGACAAACCCACGGCCGAGGACATGGCCCAGATCCAGCAGAACCTGCTGTCCGCGGCGCCCACGCCCGCGCGGGTCGTCAATGGCGATTTCGACGGCAAGGTGATCTACCTGGGTGTCGACGCCGAACCCTTGCCGGCGGAGCCAGGCAAAGACGTCAAGATCGTGCACTACTGGAAGGTGATTTCGCCTCCTGGCGACGGTTGGCGAACGTTCACGCACCTGTCGGGGCCCAACAATCAGGGCTTCCAGAACTACGATCACGCGCCAATTCGCGGCAAGTACCCGGTGAGCCAGTGGAAGGCTGGGGACATCATTCGCGACGAACACTTCATTCGGTTGCCACCCACCTGGCCGCATACCACCGTCGAGCTTTACACGGGGCTCTGGAAGGGCCAGGTCCGTATGCCCGTGAAGGCGGGGGCGCAGGACGGACAGAACCGGTTGCTCGTCGCCAAGTTCGACGTGGCGGGCAAGGCCCCGCCCCTCGAACGCCGCTACGTGGCCCGGAAGGTGAAAAAGGGGCCGAAGCTCGATGGCAAGCTCGATGAGCCGATCTGGGCCGAAGCGCCGTCGATGGGCGTGTTCCTCAACACCCTGACGGGGGAGCCCGTCCGCCAGCGCACCGAGGCCAAGATGCTCTGGGACGACAAGTTCGTTTACCTCGCCTTCCAGAACCAAGACGACGACGTCTGGGGCGACTTCGACAAGCGCGACGACAAGCTCTGGCAGCAAGAGGCCGTGGAGATCATGATCGACGCCAACGGCGACGGGAAAACCTATACCGAGTACCAAGTTTCGCCCAAAGGTACGGTCTTCGATACGTACCTGCCCGAGTACCGCAAGTACGAGGACTCACTCGATCCGAAGGCGAAGCCCTTCTCCTGGAATTCGGGTCTGAAGGCGGCCGTGACGGTGGAGGGAACCCTCGGCAAGCGCGAGGACACGGACAAGGGGTGGGTGGCCGAGATCGCGATTCCTTTGGCCGACGTGAGTGGGATGGCCAAGGGCGCCGACGCCGTGAAGGTGCCGCCCGCCATCGGCGACACCTGGCGTGTGAATCTCTTTCGCCTGGACGTGACGAAGGCGAGCGGCCAGGAAGCCCAGGGCTGGTCCCCGCCGATGGTGGGCGACTTCCACAAGCTGGATCGCTTTGGCACGGTGGTGTTCGGCGACGACAAGGGCGAGACCGTGGCGTCGGCCGCTCCCGTCGAAGGCGACAAGGCACCCGAGGCGCCCGCCAAGGACGAAGCCGCCACGAAGCGGGCCGCGCTCAAGGCCAAGCGGCTCGGCGCCGCGCTCGAGGGCATGCCAAAGCCGGCTGGCAAGGGCGAGGTTCCGAAGGTGACGCCGGGCGGGGAGTAG
- a CDS encoding serine/threonine protein kinase, which translates to MTRPTPPPTASASSLDPVDFLVRAGRHEDAAALAEAEGDLARALALYEKVWRFDKAWPLAEALADWPRAVRLALEARAPAEAERIADRLVGAEASTLVRVAEAFAGRGHFERAATLAQEAGDLARAADLYRRAGLPIAAARALATAGRLRDAVRMLENVIATSDPAAGLPNARERARAELAMGKLMSRLGRPWEAARALQSAARHEDTRADAHRHLCGVLLELGLRHAGDEVARRLRREHPEAPRGALEVAATLPADAREVPERFAVERLLGAGAMGRVYLATDRLFDRPVALKALSVGASGAEEQALARFLREAEAAGRLHHPHIVALYDVDLSAGLLVFEYLAGGSLAQELALGEPLPLARVRRLGLELLEALAAAHDAGIVHRDVKPANVFVDAAGGAKLGDFGAAHLLDFGQTQTGGLIGTLAYLSPEQVTGDRIGPRADLYGLAATLFEALTGRPPFLGPDFVSQHLADPPPRPSALRPDLTALAAEAVDEALLRALSKAPEDRFESTRAMAEALRAWPVDVALDARRPRAPAPCEAEALAPVPVYTPRERLGVTCDADGRETGVLMRAHDGRVDRVVVEWRPYEPLGPAALAAWRHAAALGGPHVQRVLGLAEGARDLGHVVIFESLDGEVSAVAGASVPPVVVPALARLEALWPGFLAEARVVHTAAGPVLLVQPLAL; encoded by the coding sequence ATGACCCGCCCAACGCCCCCGCCGACTGCCTCAGCCTCGTCGCTCGATCCCGTCGACTTTTTGGTGCGCGCAGGACGGCACGAAGACGCCGCAGCGCTCGCCGAAGCCGAGGGGGACCTGGCGCGCGCCCTGGCGCTCTACGAGAAAGTATGGCGCTTCGACAAGGCGTGGCCGCTGGCCGAGGCGCTCGCCGACTGGCCCCGGGCCGTGAGGCTGGCGCTGGAGGCCCGCGCGCCGGCCGAAGCCGAACGCATCGCTGACCGCCTCGTCGGTGCGGAGGCCTCCACCCTCGTGCGGGTAGCCGAGGCCTTCGCCGGCCGAGGCCACTTCGAGAGAGCGGCGACCCTGGCGCAAGAGGCAGGCGACTTGGCGCGTGCCGCCGACCTCTACCGAAGAGCGGGTCTGCCCATCGCCGCCGCCCGCGCCCTCGCCACCGCGGGTCGCCTCCGGGATGCCGTCCGCATGCTGGAGAACGTGATCGCCACCTCCGATCCCGCAGCCGGCTTGCCGAATGCCCGTGAGCGCGCCCGCGCCGAGCTGGCCATGGGCAAACTGATGAGCCGGCTCGGGCGTCCCTGGGAGGCCGCCCGCGCTTTGCAAAGCGCCGCGCGCCACGAGGACACCCGCGCCGATGCGCATCGACATCTGTGTGGCGTTCTGCTCGAGCTCGGGCTTCGGCACGCGGGGGACGAGGTGGCCCGCCGCCTCCGTCGTGAGCATCCCGAGGCGCCCCGAGGCGCCCTCGAAGTGGCCGCCACGCTGCCCGCCGACGCCCGCGAGGTGCCCGAGCGCTTCGCGGTGGAGCGCCTCCTGGGGGCGGGGGCGATGGGGCGTGTCTACCTGGCCACCGACCGCCTCTTCGACCGGCCCGTCGCGCTCAAGGCCCTGTCGGTGGGGGCGTCGGGCGCCGAGGAGCAAGCGCTCGCGCGGTTTTTGCGCGAGGCCGAGGCCGCGGGACGGCTGCACCACCCGCATATCGTGGCGCTTTACGATGTGGACCTGTCGGCCGGCCTGCTGGTCTTCGAGTATCTGGCCGGCGGCTCCCTCGCGCAGGAGTTGGCGCTCGGCGAGCCCCTGCCCCTCGCCCGGGTGAGGCGACTCGGTCTCGAGCTCCTCGAGGCCCTGGCGGCCGCGCACGATGCCGGCATCGTGCACCGTGACGTCAAGCCGGCGAATGTGTTCGTGGATGCGGCCGGCGGCGCCAAGCTGGGGGATTTCGGCGCGGCGCACCTGCTCGACTTCGGGCAGACCCAAACCGGGGGGCTCATCGGCACCCTGGCGTATCTTTCCCCCGAGCAGGTGACGGGGGACCGCATCGGGCCGCGGGCGGACCTTTACGGGTTGGCCGCGACCCTCTTCGAGGCGCTCACGGGACGGCCCCCCTTTCTGGGCCCCGACTTCGTATCGCAGCACCTGGCCGATCCCCCCCCGCGGCCGAGCGCGCTGCGTCCCGACCTGACGGCGCTGGCCGCCGAGGCCGTGGATGAAGCGCTGTTGCGCGCGCTCAGCAAGGCTCCCGAAGACCGCTTCGAGTCCACCCGCGCGATGGCCGAGGCCTTGCGGGCGTGGCCCGTGGACGTGGCGCTCGACGCCCGGCGGCCCCGCGCCCCGGCCCCGTGCGAAGCCGAGGCGCTCGCGCCCGTGCCGGTGTACACCCCGCGTGAGCGCCTGGGCGTGACCTGCGACGCCGACGGGCGCGAAACGGGGGTGCTGATGCGTGCCCACGACGGCCGGGTGGATCGGGTGGTGGTCGAGTGGCGCCCCTACGAGCCGTTGGGGCCCGCGGCGCTCGCGGCGTGGCGTCACGCCGCAGCCCTCGGAGGCCCTCACGTTCAGCGGGTCTTGGGCCTCGCGGAAGGGGCCCGCGATCTCGGCCACGTGGTGATCTTCGAGAGCCTCGACGGCGAGGTCAGCGCGGTCGCAGGGGCCTCCGTGCCCCCGGTCGTGGTCCCCGCGCTCGCGCGCCTCGAGGCCCTGTGGCCGGGTTTCCTCGCCGAGGCGCGGGTGGTACACACGGCAGCCGGGCCGGTCCTGCTGGTTCAGCCCCTGGCCCTCTGA
- the cobT gene encoding nicotinate-nucleotide--dimethylbenzimidazole phosphoribosyltransferase, whose protein sequence is MTKDPPVTALSSSANAPHWLVELTLAVRAVDPHVATRTQALLDGKTKPPGSLGRLERLACRLGTITRTPCPPRRTKAIVVMGADHGVADEGVSAYPPEVTAQMLANFAQGGAAINVLARQANARVVVVDMGARVPVKSPAVLDRRIAAGTRSASHGPAMQVTEALQAIQVGAALVETLCHEGIDLVGLGEMGIGNTTSAAALTAALLGLPPAQVTGRGTGIDDAMWARKVNVIESALQTNREALVDPLHTLAALGGFEIAGLVGVCLGAAAAGVPVVLDGFITTAAALVAVRLCPWAEGYLLASHLSVERGHRALLEALRLEPLFDLELRLGEGTGAALAFPFIDAALAILHDMATFESAGVSGPAQDITEPDTAPLGAPGGSAKVPPTSS, encoded by the coding sequence ATGACCAAAGACCCGCCCGTCACCGCCTTGTCGTCTTCGGCGAACGCGCCTCACTGGCTCGTGGAGCTCACGTTGGCCGTTCGCGCGGTGGACCCGCACGTGGCCACGCGCACCCAGGCCTTGCTCGACGGCAAAACGAAGCCGCCCGGAAGCCTGGGCCGCCTCGAACGCCTGGCCTGCCGCCTGGGCACGATCACGCGCACGCCCTGTCCCCCCCGTCGCACGAAAGCCATCGTGGTGATGGGGGCCGACCACGGCGTCGCCGATGAAGGGGTGAGCGCCTACCCTCCCGAGGTCACGGCGCAGATGTTGGCGAACTTCGCGCAGGGAGGCGCGGCCATCAACGTGCTGGCCCGGCAGGCGAACGCGCGCGTGGTGGTCGTGGACATGGGCGCGCGAGTCCCCGTGAAAAGCCCCGCCGTCCTCGATCGACGCATAGCCGCGGGCACCCGCAGCGCGAGCCACGGCCCGGCGATGCAGGTCACCGAGGCTCTCCAGGCCATCCAGGTCGGCGCCGCGCTCGTCGAGACGCTTTGTCACGAGGGCATCGACCTCGTCGGACTGGGTGAGATGGGCATCGGCAACACCACGAGCGCCGCCGCGCTCACGGCGGCTTTGTTGGGCCTGCCCCCCGCGCAGGTCACGGGCCGCGGCACAGGGATCGACGATGCGATGTGGGCGCGCAAGGTGAACGTGATCGAGAGCGCCCTGCAGACCAACCGCGAAGCGCTCGTGGATCCCTTGCACACACTCGCCGCCCTCGGGGGGTTCGAGATCGCCGGGCTGGTGGGCGTCTGCCTCGGGGCGGCCGCGGCGGGGGTGCCGGTGGTGCTGGATGGCTTCATCACCACGGCGGCCGCGCTGGTGGCGGTGCGCCTCTGCCCTTGGGCAGAGGGTTACCTTCTGGCGTCCCATCTGTCCGTCGAACGCGGCCACCGCGCGTTGCTCGAGGCGTTACGGCTCGAACCCCTCTTCGACCTCGAGCTGCGGCTCGGCGAAGGCACCGGCGCGGCGCTGGCGTTTCCCTTCATCGATGCCGCCCTGGCGATCCTGCACGACATGGCGACCTTCGAGAGTGCCGGGGTGAGCGGCCCCGCGCAGGACATCACCGAACCCGACACGGCACCGCTCGGCGCCCCGGGCGGCTCTGCTAAGGTCCCGCCGACCTCATCGTGA
- the cobU gene encoding bifunctional adenosylcobinamide kinase/adenosylcobinamide-phosphate guanylyltransferase: MPDKRIVLVGGGVRCGKSAFALARAQQLGERRAFIATGQAFDDEMRERIRLHQAERDVTFETHEAPTHVREALEACAGHDVVVIDCLTLWLSNLLGAQASDAEIGDAVATLAEAVYRSPASVVMVTNEVGLGIVPPTPLGRRFRDLAGRTHQRLVALADEVYFGALGAMLRLRPGPVTLQGPSATPFSETP, translated from the coding sequence ATGCCGGATAAACGGATCGTCCTGGTGGGCGGCGGGGTTCGCTGCGGCAAGAGCGCCTTCGCGCTGGCGCGCGCCCAGCAGCTGGGCGAACGGCGCGCGTTCATCGCGACCGGCCAGGCCTTTGACGACGAGATGCGGGAACGCATACGCCTCCACCAGGCCGAGCGCGACGTCACCTTCGAGACGCATGAAGCCCCGACGCATGTCCGCGAAGCGCTCGAAGCGTGCGCGGGTCACGACGTGGTGGTGATCGACTGCCTCACCTTGTGGCTCTCGAATCTGCTCGGCGCTCAAGCGTCGGACGCGGAGATCGGCGACGCCGTCGCAACGCTCGCCGAAGCCGTGTACAGGAGCCCCGCGAGCGTCGTCATGGTCACGAACGAGGTGGGGTTGGGCATCGTGCCCCCCACGCCGCTCGGCCGCCGCTTCCGCGACCTGGCCGGCCGCACGCATCAGCGTCTCGTCGCGCTGGCCGACGAGGTGTACTTCGGCGCCCTCGGCGCCATGCTCCGCTTGCGTCCCGGTCCCGTCACGTTGCAAGGCCCCTCTGCCACGCCTTTTTCGGAGACCCCATGA